A single genomic interval of Nitrospirota bacterium harbors:
- the pssA gene encoding CDP-diacylglycerol--serine O-phosphatidyltransferase: MRGPFMKDKDNKPVAKELKRKRAVYLIPNLLTTGNLFSGLFAILAVFDEHYLAAAVAILVALVFDMLDGKSARWTNSTSQFGVEYDSLADLVAFGVAPGLLMYGWGLKAQGMLGAAVMFAFVACGALRLARFNVMATVSESKYFTGLPIPAAASVVATLIIFDHHVVGLPVENKPLAVLVMTLVLAFLMVSTVKYRSFKDLKFRPGHHFNYLVWAILGIMLVIAWPQLMLFLVFAGYAALGPVEKAVSLVARAFGKKSGQDQAALESKES; encoded by the coding sequence ATGCGGGGGCCCTTCATGAAGGACAAGGATAACAAGCCGGTGGCCAAGGAATTGAAGCGCAAACGGGCGGTGTATCTGATTCCGAATCTTTTGACCACCGGGAATCTGTTCAGCGGGCTGTTCGCGATTCTGGCCGTCTTCGACGAGCACTATCTGGCTGCGGCGGTGGCCATCCTCGTCGCACTCGTTTTTGACATGTTGGACGGGAAGTCCGCACGGTGGACGAACAGCACCAGCCAGTTCGGGGTGGAGTATGACTCCCTGGCCGATCTGGTGGCTTTTGGCGTGGCGCCGGGGCTGTTGATGTATGGCTGGGGGTTGAAGGCCCAAGGCATGCTGGGCGCGGCGGTCATGTTCGCGTTTGTGGCCTGCGGCGCATTGCGGCTGGCCCGATTCAACGTGATGGCCACCGTCAGCGAGAGCAAGTATTTTACCGGCTTGCCGATTCCGGCCGCGGCCAGCGTGGTCGCGACGCTGATCATCTTCGACCATCACGTCGTCGGGTTGCCGGTGGAAAACAAACCGCTGGCGGTCCTCGTCATGACGCTCGTGCTGGCGTTCTTGATGGTCAGTACGGTCAAGTACCGGAGTTTCAAGGATTTGAAGTTCAGGCCGGGCCACCATTTCAACTATCTGGTCTGGGCGATCCTGGGGATCATGCTCGTGATCGCCTGGCCGCAGTTGATGCTGTTCCTGGTCTTCGCCGGCTATGCGGCGCTGGGGCCCGTCGAAAAGGCGGTGAGCCTGGTGGCCAGAGCGTTCGGCAAGAAGAGCGGCCAGGATCAGGCGGCGTTGGAGTCGAAAGAGTCGTAG
- a CDS encoding SpoIID/LytB domain-containing protein, whose protein sequence is MMARPLSVLLGCLCLVTAVPACGQAEDAIRVLLAQDASLIQVSTERRLSVQGAGGHERVFTDSIIIAASPDGTWSLNGEVLSGTGLMLSGSGAGLTLRVGQGIESNAAPLVVSGTLRVLRGKGPGSVAVVNHVDVEEYVKGVVPAEMSAAWHPEALKVQAVLARTYALYQRQANREREYDVVASTLDQVYRGRQGVDQRVQDAVESTKSLALTYQNEPILAAFSSTAAGPTEDAMNVWSKDLPYLKGVDCPFDANSPYYQWRAEFKLQDLEDKLGRQGLAIGTIANLTPLAYSAAGRVARLRILHSQGELVLRGEDLRRLVGYGVIQSTQFEVESIGKTVVLSGRGAGHAVGLCQWGAKEMADLGYRFDTILRYYFPGTELKTVRGAARSPGPSPDSR, encoded by the coding sequence ATGATGGCCCGGCCCCTCAGTGTCCTGCTCGGGTGTTTGTGCCTCGTCACGGCCGTGCCTGCTTGCGGGCAGGCGGAAGATGCCATCCGTGTATTGCTTGCCCAGGATGCATCACTGATCCAGGTCTCCACCGAACGGCGTTTGTCGGTACAGGGCGCCGGCGGCCACGAGCGCGTCTTCACGGACTCCATCATTATTGCCGCCTCGCCTGATGGCACATGGAGCCTCAACGGCGAGGTTCTCTCCGGGACCGGGCTGATGCTCTCGGGCAGCGGAGCGGGCCTGACGTTGCGGGTCGGGCAAGGAATCGAATCCAACGCCGCCCCCCTTGTCGTGAGCGGAACCTTGCGGGTTTTGCGTGGAAAGGGCCCTGGCAGCGTGGCCGTCGTCAATCACGTGGATGTGGAGGAGTATGTCAAAGGCGTGGTGCCGGCCGAGATGAGTGCCGCCTGGCATCCGGAGGCGCTGAAGGTCCAGGCCGTGCTGGCCAGGACCTATGCCCTCTACCAGCGTCAGGCGAACCGGGAGCGGGAGTATGACGTGGTTGCGAGTACGCTGGATCAGGTGTATCGGGGCCGCCAGGGGGTGGATCAGCGGGTCCAGGACGCAGTGGAGTCCACCAAAAGTCTTGCGTTGACCTATCAAAACGAGCCGATCCTGGCCGCATTTTCCTCGACGGCTGCCGGACCGACCGAGGATGCGATGAATGTGTGGTCCAAGGACTTGCCCTATTTGAAGGGCGTCGACTGTCCCTTCGATGCCAATTCGCCTTACTACCAATGGCGCGCCGAGTTCAAGCTGCAAGACTTGGAAGACAAGCTCGGCCGGCAGGGCCTCGCGATCGGCACGATCGCGAACCTGACGCCCTTGGCCTACAGCGCCGCTGGGCGAGTGGCCAGATTGCGCATCCTCCATTCCCAGGGCGAGTTGGTGCTGCGGGGCGAGGATCTGCGGCGGCTCGTGGGCTATGGGGTGATCCAAAGCACCCAATTTGAAGTCGAGTCCATCGGCAAGACCGTGGTCCTCTCCGGGCGGGGCGCCGGCCACGCGGTCGGGCTTTGCCAATGGGGAGCAAAGGAGATGGCCGACCTGGGGTATCGGTTCGACACGATTCTGCGCTACTATTTCCCTGGCACGGAACTCAAGACCGTGCGCGGCGCGGCGCGCTCGCCCGGTCCAAGCCCTGACTCCCGCTGA
- a CDS encoding 2-isopropylmalate synthase, producing MTRMIRIFDTTLRDGEQSPGASMNLEEKLMIAKQLARLGVDIIEAGFAYSSPGDFEAVRQVAQEVEGPTICSLARARPEDIDRAWEALKGAPKVRIHTFLSTSDIHLKHQFRMSREEALKRAVEMVQRARGHVEDVEFSPMDASRSDPTYLYEVIEAVIAAGAGTVNIPDTVGYTSPQEFGRLIRGIREKVKNSDRAVISVHCHNDLGLAVANSLAAVLEGAGQVECTINGIGERAGNASLEEIAMGLRTRKDFYGADTNIRTEEIIKTSRLVSKITGMAVQPNKAIVGANAFAHTSGIHQDGLLKEKSTYEIMRPESVGLTQSKLIMGKLSGRHAFRQKLEELGYKLSDEEVNHAFTRFKRLADQKKEVYEEDLEAIVSDEVSKIPERYVLKSLYVESGTSKTPTATVELEIDGQPVKQTGTGDGPVDAAYRTIAAMTQTKSCLLGYSVEAITGGTDSQGEVSVRLQEDGKTASGHGSDTDIIVASARAYLNGLNKLAFWASKHFDPGQKAGLIYQ from the coding sequence ATGACGCGCATGATCCGAATCTTTGACACCACCTTGCGGGACGGGGAACAGTCGCCAGGGGCGAGCATGAACCTGGAAGAGAAGCTCATGATCGCCAAACAATTGGCCCGCCTGGGGGTGGATATCATCGAGGCGGGTTTTGCCTACAGCTCGCCCGGCGATTTCGAGGCGGTCCGGCAGGTCGCCCAGGAAGTGGAGGGGCCCACGATTTGCAGTTTGGCTCGGGCGAGGCCCGAAGATATCGACCGGGCGTGGGAAGCGCTGAAGGGCGCGCCGAAGGTGCGCATCCATACGTTTCTCTCGACCTCGGACATTCATCTGAAGCACCAATTCCGGATGAGTCGCGAGGAAGCGTTGAAGCGTGCGGTTGAGATGGTGCAGCGGGCGCGAGGCCACGTCGAAGACGTGGAGTTTTCGCCGATGGACGCCAGCCGGTCGGACCCGACCTACCTCTATGAGGTGATCGAGGCGGTCATCGCCGCCGGGGCCGGCACGGTCAACATTCCCGATACGGTGGGTTACACGAGTCCGCAGGAGTTCGGCCGGCTGATCCGCGGGATCCGAGAGAAGGTGAAGAACAGTGACCGGGCGGTCATTTCGGTCCACTGCCACAATGACTTGGGGCTGGCCGTGGCTAACTCCCTGGCGGCGGTGTTGGAAGGGGCCGGGCAGGTGGAGTGCACCATCAACGGGATCGGCGAGCGGGCAGGCAACGCCTCGCTGGAAGAGATCGCGATGGGGCTGCGGACCCGCAAGGACTTCTACGGGGCCGATACCAACATCCGAACGGAGGAAATCATCAAGACCAGCCGCCTCGTCAGCAAGATCACGGGGATGGCGGTGCAGCCGAACAAGGCCATCGTGGGCGCCAATGCCTTCGCCCACACCTCCGGCATCCACCAGGACGGTCTCCTCAAAGAGAAGAGCACCTATGAGATCATGCGTCCCGAATCGGTGGGGTTGACCCAGAGCAAGCTCATCATGGGGAAGCTGTCGGGCCGGCATGCGTTCCGGCAGAAGCTCGAGGAACTGGGGTACAAGCTGTCCGACGAGGAGGTCAATCACGCCTTCACGCGGTTCAAACGGCTGGCGGATCAGAAGAAGGAAGTCTACGAAGAAGACTTGGAAGCCATCGTATCGGACGAGGTGTCGAAGATTCCGGAGCGCTATGTGCTCAAGTCGCTCTATGTCGAGAGCGGCACGAGCAAGACTCCCACGGCGACGGTCGAACTGGAGATCGACGGGCAGCCGGTGAAGCAGACCGGGACCGGCGACGGGCCGGTGGATGCGGCCTATCGCACCATCGCCGCCATGACCCAAACCAAGAGTTGCCTGCTGGGTTACTCGGTGGAGGCGATCACCGGAGGTACCGATTCGCAGGGCGAGGTTTCCGTGCGGCTGCAGGAAGACGGGAAGACGGCCAGCGGACACGGATCCGATACCGACATCATCGTGGCCTCCGCGCGGGCCTATCTCAACGGGTTGAATAAGCTGGCGTTCTGGGCTTCGAAACACTTTGATCCAGGGCAGAAGGCCGGCTTGATTTACCAATAA
- the leuB gene encoding 3-isopropylmalate dehydrogenase → MKAQIAVLAGDGVGKEIVPEAVKLLQAAAEKFHHTFTFVPAHVGGSAIDAVGVPLPDETLALAKSSDAVLLGAVGGPKWEGLDYKIRPERALLGLREQLGLFANLRPAKLYSMLSDASTLKREVIEGIDLLVVRELTGGIYFGKPKGIEKTPDGERGVNTEVYTTQEIQRIAKVAFEAARMRRRKVTSVDKANVLESSELWRRVVIDVHRGYPDVELSHMYVDNCAMQLIRNPKQFDVLVTSNLFGDILSDEAAMLTGSIGMLPSASIGAKAGMYEPIHGSAPDIAGKNVANPIATIASAAMLLSYQLRLDKEAEAIERAIQQTLEQGYRTKDIQGPGTKLVGTVEMGDAILKNFRQG, encoded by the coding sequence ATGAAGGCGCAGATTGCGGTCTTGGCCGGTGACGGTGTAGGAAAAGAAATTGTCCCCGAAGCGGTCAAACTGCTTCAGGCGGCGGCGGAGAAGTTTCACCATACGTTCACGTTTGTGCCGGCCCATGTCGGCGGCTCGGCGATCGACGCAGTCGGCGTGCCCTTGCCCGACGAGACCCTGGCGCTGGCCAAGTCGAGCGATGCGGTGTTGCTGGGCGCCGTGGGAGGGCCGAAGTGGGAAGGGTTGGATTATAAGATCCGACCCGAACGGGCATTGCTCGGGCTCCGCGAACAGTTGGGGCTGTTCGCAAATCTCCGTCCGGCCAAGTTGTATTCCATGTTGAGCGACGCCTCCACGTTGAAGCGCGAGGTCATCGAGGGCATTGATCTGCTGGTCGTGCGCGAGCTGACCGGCGGGATCTATTTCGGGAAACCGAAAGGCATCGAGAAGACCCCGGACGGTGAACGGGGCGTCAATACGGAAGTCTATACGACCCAGGAGATCCAGCGCATCGCCAAGGTCGCATTCGAGGCGGCTCGAATGCGGCGGCGCAAGGTCACCTCCGTGGACAAGGCCAATGTGCTGGAATCCTCGGAACTGTGGCGGCGGGTGGTCATCGACGTCCACCGGGGCTATCCGGACGTGGAACTGAGCCATATGTATGTAGATAACTGCGCGATGCAGTTGATCCGCAATCCCAAGCAATTCGACGTACTGGTGACCAGCAACTTGTTCGGAGATATCTTGAGCGACGAAGCGGCGATGTTGACCGGCTCCATCGGCATGCTCCCTTCCGCCAGCATCGGCGCGAAGGCGGGGATGTATGAGCCGATCCATGGGAGCGCGCCCGACATTGCCGGAAAAAATGTGGCGAATCCCATCGCGACGATCGCCTCCGCCGCCATGCTCCTGTCCTACCAACTTCGTCTGGACAAGGAAGCAGAGGCCATTGAACGGGCGATCCAGCAAACCTTGGAGCAGGGCTATCGGACCAAGGATATTCAGGGCCCCGGGACCAAGCTGGTCGGGACGGTCGAAATGGGCGATGCCATCCTGAAGAATTTCCGGCAAGGCTGA
- a CDS encoding phosphatidylserine decarboxylase family protein has translation MDRAVGIPIVKEGFPFVLGAGGPAVLAVSLGWTGPALALGAAALFIAWFFRNPKRVAPPSLHAVVAPGDGKVIAVTEEYEPRFLKDQGIRVSIFLNIFNVHVNRIPCQGTVEDVAYQPGTFVAANRPDATLRNEQNALMIRTAQGAKVLCVQVAGLIARRIVCWVSPGDRVACGERYGLIRFGSRMDMFLPAGTKVLVGVGMHVKGGETILAELG, from the coding sequence ATGGACCGCGCAGTCGGCATCCCGATCGTCAAAGAAGGCTTTCCGTTCGTCCTGGGCGCCGGCGGGCCGGCCGTCCTGGCCGTCAGCCTTGGATGGACCGGCCCGGCGCTGGCCTTGGGAGCGGCGGCGTTGTTTATCGCGTGGTTCTTCCGGAATCCCAAGCGGGTGGCGCCTCCTTCGCTCCATGCGGTCGTGGCGCCGGGCGACGGGAAAGTCATTGCGGTGACCGAGGAGTATGAGCCTCGGTTTCTGAAAGACCAGGGGATCCGGGTCAGCATTTTTCTGAACATTTTTAACGTGCACGTCAACCGGATTCCGTGCCAGGGCACGGTGGAAGACGTGGCCTATCAACCGGGGACCTTCGTTGCGGCGAATCGCCCGGATGCAACGCTGCGGAACGAGCAGAACGCATTGATGATCCGGACCGCGCAAGGGGCCAAGGTGCTGTGCGTGCAGGTGGCGGGGCTGATCGCGCGTCGGATCGTCTGTTGGGTTTCTCCCGGCGACCGCGTGGCCTGCGGGGAACGGTACGGTCTGATCCGGTTCGGATCGCGGATGGACATGTTTTTGCCGGCGGGCACGAAGGTGCTGGTGGGGGTCGGCATGCATGTGAAAGGGGGCGAGACCATTCTCGCCGAGTTGGGGTAG
- a CDS encoding aspartate-semialdehyde dehydrogenase, whose protein sequence is MLKKKAAYQVAVVGATGAVGAEMIQVLEERKFPVESLHALASSRSAGGTVSFHGSDVTVAELTKDSFAGIDIALFSAGSDVSKEYAPIAVKAGAVVIDNSAAWRMDKDVPLVVPEVNPHDLAKHKGIIANPNCSTIQMVVALKPLHDEARIQRIVVTTFQSVSGTGKEAMEELMEESKALLSFGQPEPKVYPYQIAFNCLPHIDEFLPTGYTKEEMKMLHETRKIMGDATIRVTATTVRVPVYIGHSEAVNIETERKLTANEARALLSTAPGVQLYDDPAHALYPMPLLAAGQDDVYVGRIREDESIPNGLNLWVVADNLRKGAALNAVQIAELLVR, encoded by the coding sequence ATGTTGAAGAAGAAAGCGGCCTATCAGGTGGCGGTGGTCGGCGCGACCGGAGCGGTCGGGGCCGAAATGATCCAGGTGCTGGAGGAGCGGAAGTTTCCGGTCGAGTCGTTGCATGCGCTGGCCTCGTCCCGTTCGGCCGGCGGCACGGTGTCGTTTCATGGCTCGGACGTGACGGTCGCGGAGCTGACGAAGGACTCCTTTGCCGGCATCGACATCGCCCTCTTCTCGGCCGGCAGCGACGTCAGCAAGGAATATGCGCCGATCGCGGTCAAAGCCGGTGCGGTGGTGATCGACAACAGCGCCGCCTGGCGGATGGACAAGGACGTGCCGCTCGTGGTGCCGGAGGTGAATCCCCACGATCTGGCCAAGCACAAGGGCATTATCGCGAACCCGAATTGCTCCACGATCCAGATGGTCGTGGCGCTGAAGCCGTTGCACGACGAGGCTCGGATCCAGCGCATTGTCGTGACCACGTTCCAGTCCGTGTCCGGGACCGGCAAGGAAGCCATGGAAGAACTGATGGAGGAGTCCAAGGCGCTCCTCAGTTTCGGTCAGCCGGAGCCGAAGGTCTATCCCTATCAGATCGCGTTCAACTGCCTTCCTCATATCGACGAATTCCTGCCGACGGGCTATACGAAGGAAGAGATGAAGATGCTCCACGAGACCAGGAAGATCATGGGGGATGCGACTATCCGGGTCACGGCTACCACGGTCCGGGTCCCGGTCTATATCGGCCATTCGGAGGCGGTCAATATCGAGACGGAGCGAAAACTCACGGCCAATGAGGCGCGGGCGCTCCTCTCGACCGCGCCGGGGGTACAGCTCTACGACGATCCGGCCCATGCCCTGTACCCGATGCCGCTGCTCGCGGCCGGGCAGGACGATGTCTATGTCGGCCGCATCCGGGAAGACGAGTCCATTCCCAACGGGCTGAATCTGTGGGTGGTGGCGGATAATCTCCGGAAGGGAGCGGCGCTGAACGCCGTCCAGATTGCCGAACTGTTGGTGCGGTAA
- a CDS encoding DUF2905 domain-containing protein, which translates to MQDWSGLGKWLLATGGLLALLGAFLLVAGKWSAEGSPGWLSWFGKLPGDILIKRDHVTFYFPLATCLLLSLLVSLVLYLLSKR; encoded by the coding sequence ATGCAGGATTGGAGCGGCCTGGGCAAATGGCTGCTGGCGACCGGCGGCTTGCTTGCGCTGCTTGGGGCGTTCCTGCTCGTGGCCGGGAAGTGGTCCGCGGAAGGAAGCCCCGGCTGGCTGAGTTGGTTTGGCAAACTCCCCGGCGACATTCTGATCAAGCGGGATCACGTCACATTCTATTTTCCCCTGGCCACCTGCCTGCTGCTCAGTCTGCTGGTCAGCCTTGTGCTCTACCTGCTGTCCAAGCGATGA
- the queA gene encoding tRNA preQ1(34) S-adenosylmethionine ribosyltransferase-isomerase QueA, with protein MQLAEFDVPFDPSLIADRPAEPRDQARLLVAPQSGGPLSHKKVADLPALLAEGDLLVVNDSKVLAARLTGRKRPGGGKVELLLVRPLGPDIWEALIKGRMKPGQVIDLDARTSVTVLAQGPTGSTVQFSSAQPAADVMNLLGQMPLPPYIKREPVDQDRTWYQTIFARPEGSIAAPTASLHFTEGLREALRERGIGLATVTLHVGPGTFRPVTADRIEDHVMHPERFEVPAETVEAIRRAKAAGKRVVAVGTTVVRTLEASGNEAGMVRSMTGDTALFITPGYRFRVVDALMTNFHLPRTTLVMLVSAFVGLDRLREIYREAVQERYRFYSYGDTMLIL; from the coding sequence ATGCAGCTCGCCGAGTTCGACGTTCCTTTTGACCCTTCCCTCATTGCCGATCGCCCCGCCGAGCCTCGGGATCAGGCCCGTCTGCTGGTGGCGCCCCAATCGGGCGGGCCGTTATCCCATAAGAAGGTGGCGGACTTGCCGGCCCTGTTGGCCGAGGGAGATCTCTTGGTCGTCAACGACAGCAAGGTCCTGGCCGCCAGGTTGACCGGACGGAAGCGGCCGGGAGGCGGGAAAGTCGAACTGCTTCTGGTGAGGCCGCTCGGCCCCGATATCTGGGAAGCCTTGATCAAGGGACGGATGAAGCCGGGGCAAGTAATCGACCTGGATGCCCGGACGAGCGTGACCGTTCTTGCACAGGGCCCGACAGGCAGTACGGTACAGTTCTCGTCCGCGCAGCCGGCTGCCGATGTCATGAATCTGCTCGGCCAAATGCCGTTGCCGCCCTATATCAAACGAGAACCGGTCGATCAGGATCGCACCTGGTATCAGACCATCTTTGCCCGGCCGGAAGGCTCGATCGCCGCGCCAACCGCGAGCCTGCACTTTACGGAAGGGCTCCGCGAGGCCTTGCGAGAACGGGGGATCGGGCTGGCCACGGTGACGTTGCACGTCGGCCCCGGCACGTTCAGGCCGGTGACGGCCGACCGGATCGAGGACCATGTCATGCATCCAGAGCGCTTTGAGGTTCCGGCGGAAACGGTCGAGGCAATCAGACGAGCAAAGGCGGCAGGCAAGCGGGTGGTGGCGGTGGGAACGACCGTCGTGCGGACGCTGGAGGCTTCAGGCAATGAGGCGGGCATGGTCCGGTCGATGACCGGAGACACGGCGCTCTTTATTACCCCCGGTTATCGGTTCCGCGTCGTGGACGCGCTGATGACTAACTTTCATCTGCCCCGCACGACGTTGGTCATGCTGGTTTCGGCTTTCGTGGGCTTGGACCGGCTGCGGGAAATCTATCGAGAGGCGGTGCAGGAGCGGTATCGGTTCTATTCGTATGGCGACACGATGCTGATTCTTTGA
- the ilvN gene encoding acetolactate synthase small subunit, with amino-acid sequence MGHIISVIVENKFGVLSRVAGLFSGRGFNIESLSVAPTLDPSMSMMTIVTTGDDRIIEQIVKQLNKLIDVIKVVDLNESEFVERETALIKVHTKPEDRAEALRIADIFRARVVDSTPTTYTIEITGDTNKIEAIINLLQPLGIKELARTGRVAIAREPVRPAATQPKRVAKE; translated from the coding sequence ATGGGTCACATCATTTCCGTCATCGTCGAGAACAAGTTCGGAGTCCTGTCGCGGGTGGCGGGCCTGTTCAGTGGACGTGGCTTCAACATCGAGAGCCTCTCGGTGGCCCCCACGCTGGACCCCTCCATGTCCATGATGACGATCGTAACCACAGGCGACGATCGGATCATCGAGCAGATCGTCAAGCAGCTCAACAAGCTGATCGACGTGATCAAGGTCGTGGACCTCAACGAGAGTGAGTTCGTCGAGCGCGAAACGGCGCTCATCAAGGTCCACACCAAGCCGGAGGACCGGGCGGAGGCGCTGCGGATCGCGGACATTTTTCGCGCCAGAGTGGTCGACTCCACGCCGACGACCTACACGATCGAAATCACCGGCGACACGAACAAGATCGAGGCGATCATCAACCTGCTGCAGCCGCTCGGCATCAAGGAACTGGCCAGGACCGGACGGGTGGCGATCGCGCGGGAGCCGGTCCGTCCTGCGGCGACGCAGCCGAAGCGCGTCGCCAAAGAATAA
- a CDS encoding acetolactate synthase large subunit — translation PIVGDCKSVLRELVQILRATVNGDQKDLRKPWLDQIREWQRAHPLAYEQDPNGEIKPQHIIKRVFELTKDRDPIVATDVGQHQMWSAQYFKLAKPNRWLTSGGLGTMGFGFPAAMGAQAAFPGKLVLCIAGDGSFQMNTQELATAVVSKLPVKVFIVNNRFHGMVRQWQDLFYEGRYASSYLDKTPDFVKLAEAYGAVGLRASKVSEVDDVIREAMAVDKPVLIDVPVYQYENCYPMIPAGGCNHEMILTDPPELKKQQPAGSKVAGEDKDTVLTA, via the coding sequence CCGATCGTCGGGGACTGCAAGTCCGTCCTGCGGGAGTTGGTCCAGATTCTGCGGGCCACGGTCAACGGGGATCAAAAGGATTTGCGGAAACCCTGGCTGGACCAGATCCGCGAGTGGCAGCGGGCGCACCCGTTGGCGTATGAGCAGGACCCGAACGGGGAAATCAAGCCTCAGCATATCATCAAGCGTGTCTTTGAGCTCACAAAAGACCGGGACCCGATCGTGGCGACGGACGTCGGGCAACACCAGATGTGGTCGGCCCAGTACTTCAAGCTGGCCAAGCCGAACCGGTGGTTGACCTCCGGCGGACTGGGAACCATGGGATTCGGTTTTCCTGCCGCCATGGGCGCCCAAGCGGCGTTTCCGGGCAAGCTGGTGCTGTGCATCGCGGGCGATGGCAGTTTCCAGATGAACACCCAGGAACTGGCCACGGCGGTGGTGAGCAAGCTGCCGGTGAAGGTCTTTATCGTGAACAACCGGTTCCACGGGATGGTCCGTCAGTGGCAGGATCTGTTCTACGAGGGCCGCTATGCCTCCAGCTATCTGGACAAGACTCCCGACTTTGTCAAGCTGGCGGAGGCTTACGGGGCCGTGGGGCTGCGCGCGAGCAAGGTGTCTGAGGTGGACGACGTGATCCGCGAAGCCATGGCCGTGGACAAGCCGGTCCTGATCGACGTGCCCGTGTATCAGTATGAGAATTGCTACCCGATGATTCCGGCCGGGGGCTGCAACCACGAAATGATCCTGACCGATCCGCCGGAGTTGAAGAAACAGCAGCCGGCCGGCTCGAAGGTGGCCGGCGAAGATAAGGACACGGTGCTGACCGCCTAG
- the ilvC gene encoding ketol-acid reductoisomerase, with amino-acid sequence MKIYYDQDADLQQIKGKKVAIIGYGSQGHAHANNLKDSGVSVVVGLREGGSWRKAEASGLKVMPVADAVKSADVVMILAPDEAQAAIYRHDIAPYLKNGAYLAFGHGFNIHFGQIVPPAGVNVFMVAPKGPGHLVRSEYTKGSGVPCLLAIHQDPSGNTRAVGLAYASAIGGGRAGVIETNFREETETDLFGEQVVLCGGLTALIQAGYETLVEAGYSPEMAYFECLHEVKLIVDLIYEGGIANMRYSISTTAKYGDVTRGPRIVTEDTKKEMKKVLEEIQSGRFAREWVLENQANRPVYNALLAKGEAHPIEAVGGKLRAMMPWLKKGKLVDKAKN; translated from the coding sequence ATGAAAATTTATTACGATCAGGATGCCGACCTGCAGCAAATCAAGGGCAAGAAGGTGGCGATCATCGGCTACGGCAGCCAGGGCCATGCCCACGCCAATAATTTGAAGGACAGCGGCGTGAGCGTCGTGGTGGGGCTGCGCGAAGGCGGATCGTGGCGGAAAGCGGAAGCGAGCGGCCTCAAGGTCATGCCGGTCGCCGATGCGGTGAAAAGCGCGGATGTGGTGATGATCCTGGCGCCGGATGAAGCGCAAGCCGCGATCTATCGCCACGACATCGCTCCGTATCTCAAGAACGGGGCCTATCTGGCCTTCGGCCATGGCTTCAACATCCACTTCGGCCAGATCGTGCCGCCGGCCGGCGTCAATGTGTTCATGGTGGCGCCCAAAGGGCCCGGCCACTTGGTCCGCTCGGAGTATACGAAGGGCAGCGGCGTCCCCTGCCTGCTTGCCATTCATCAAGATCCCAGCGGGAACACGAGGGCCGTGGGCTTGGCCTATGCCAGCGCCATCGGGGGCGGGCGGGCCGGCGTGATCGAAACGAACTTCCGCGAAGAGACCGAGACCGACTTGTTCGGCGAGCAGGTGGTCTTGTGCGGCGGCCTGACCGCGCTCATCCAGGCGGGCTATGAGACACTGGTGGAAGCCGGGTATTCGCCCGAGATGGCCTATTTCGAATGTCTACACGAAGTGAAGCTGATCGTGGACCTGATTTACGAGGGCGGCATCGCCAACATGCGGTACTCGATCAGCACCACGGCCAAGTACGGGGACGTGACGCGGGGGCCCCGGATCGTCACCGAGGATACCAAGAAGGAAATGAAGAAAGTCCTGGAAGAGATTCAGAGCGGACGGTTCGCCCGAGAGTGGGTGCTGGAGAATCAGGCCAATCGCCCGGTCTACAATGCCTTGTTGGCGAAGGGGGAGGCCCATCCGATCGAAGCAGTCGGCGGCAAGCTCCGGGCGATGATGCCCTGGCTCAAGAAGGGCAAGCTTGTCGACAAGGCGAAGAACTGA